The following are from one region of the Vitis riparia cultivar Riparia Gloire de Montpellier isolate 1030 chromosome 9, EGFV_Vit.rip_1.0, whole genome shotgun sequence genome:
- the LOC117922707 gene encoding probable disease resistance protein At5g63020, with amino-acid sequence MDCVSPILDIAACIWDCSAKRAVYIQELEKNLNSLRNEMVELKNMGEDVRRRVELAEQQQMMRRREVDGWLQNVEVIESEVSRVLQEGDREVQKRCLRSCPRNCWSSYKTGKMVRRKLDAVFKLKNKGSFDVVAYRVPCSLVDERPMENTVGLDLTYERVCSCLKDGQVGIIGLYGMGGVGKTTLLKRINNEFLATSHDFDIVIWVVVSKPAKIEKVQEVIRNKLQIQDDLWKNRTEDEKAAEIWKYLKTKKFVLLLDDIWERLDLLQVGVPLPNDQNMSKIVFTTRLENVCHQMRAQERIKLECLESTEALALFLKEVGEDTLNSHSDILKLAKVVAEECKGLPLALITIGRAMASMNGPLAWEQAIQELRKFPAEIIGMEDDLFYRLKFSYDSLRGEVLKSCFIYCSMFPEDYEIDNDELIELWIGEGFLDEFEDIYEARDQGHKVIGNLKHACLLESGESEKRVKMHDVIRDMALWLACECGAEKKKFLVCQGAGSFEVQGVAKWKEAQRMSLWDSSFEEVMPKPLCFPNLLTLFLRNCVGLKAFPSGFFQFIPIVRVLDLSGTHQLTELSGGIDKLVTLQYLNLSRTNISELPIEMKNLKELRCLLMDVMYSLSIIPWQVISSFSSLQLLSMYKAYRFSVVMEGNVLSYGDKVLLEELESLEHLNDVSISLFTALSFYILKSSHKLQRCIRRLCLDDCEDLTCFELSSSSIKRMEHLEKLEIWTCCQLEDMKINKEERHGFIPDDILDLKFNGYFSKLHHVIIVRCPRLLDLKWLIYAPSLQILYVEDCALMEDIMGNDSGVSEIDENLGIFSRLMSLNLINLPRLKSIYPQPLPFPSLEEINVVACLMLRSLPFDVNSATKSLKKIGGEQRWWARLQWGDETIKQAFTSYFTRIYISQ; translated from the coding sequence ATGGATTGTGTGAGCCCAATTTTGGATATTGCTGCTTGCATATGGGATTGCAGTGCAAAGCGGGCAGTCTATATCCAGGAACTTGaaaaaaatctcaactctcTGAGAAATGAAATGGTAGAATTGAAGAACATGGGTGAAGATGTGAGGAGACGAGTTGAACTTGCAGAGCAGCAACAAATGATGCGCAGGAGGGAAGTGGATGGCTGGCTCCAAAATGTAGAAGTTATAGAAAGTGAAGTGTCCAGAGTTCTGCAAGAAGGCGATCGAGAAGTCCAAAAGAGATGTCTCAGAAGTTGTCCCAGGAACTGTTGGTCAAGCTACAAGACTGGAAAGATGGTACGGAGAAAGCTTGATGCTGTCtttaaactaaagaataaaGGAAGTTTTGACGTTGTGGCTTATAGAGTTCCTTGTTCTCTGGTGGATGAGAGGCCTATGGAAAATACCGTAGGCTTAGATCTTACCTATGAGAGGGTTTGTAGCTGCCTCAAAGATGGGCAAGTGGGAATCATCGGCTTATATGGAATGGGGGGTGTTGGCAAAACAACCCTTTTGAAGAGAATCAACAATGAATTCCTTGCAACAAGCCATGACTTTGATATTGTGATTTGGGTAGTGGTGTCCAAACCAGCAAAGATTGAAAAAGTTCAGGAAGTCATTCGAAACAAATTACAGATCCAAGATGATCTGTGGAAAAATAGAACTGAGGATGAAAAGGCTGCAGAAATATGGAAGTATTTGAAGACAAAAAAGTTTGTGTTGTTGTTGGATGATATATGGGAGCGTCTTGATCTTTTGCAAGTAGGGGTTCCTCTTCCGAATGATCAGAATATGTCCAAGATTGTATTCACAACCCGATTAGAGAATGTGTGCCATCAAATGAGGGCTCAAGAGAGGATTAAACTAGAGTGTTTAGAATCTACAGAAGCCTTAGCTTTATTTCTGAAGGAGGTAGGAGAGGACACCTTAAATTCTCATTCAGATATATTGAAGCTTGCAAAAGTTGTTGCTGAAGAGTGCAAAGGCTTACCTCTTGCACTCATTACTATTGGACGGGCGATGGCTAGCATGAATGGTCCCTTAGCTTGGGAGCAGGCAATACAAGAATTGAGGAAATTTCCAGCTGAAATTATAGGTATGGAGGATGATTTGTTTTATCGTTTGAAGTTCAGTTATGATAGCTTACGTGGTGAAGTCCTGAAATCTTGCTTCATTTATTGTTCTATGTTTCCTGAGGATTATGAAATTGATAATGATGAATTGATTGAACTTTGGATTGGAGAAGGGTTTTTGGATGAATTTGAGGACATCTATGAAGCACGTGATCAAGGACATAAGGTTATTGGAAATCTGAAGCATGCGTGTTTATTGGAGAGCGGTGAATCTGAAAAGAGAGTTAAAATGCATGATGTGATTCGTGATATGGCTTTATGGTTAGCTTGTGAATGTGGGGCGGAGAAGAAAAAGTTTCTAGTATGCCAAGGTGCTGGTTCATTTGAAGTACAGGGAGTTGCAAAGTGGAAAGAGGCTCAAAGGATGTCACTGTGGGATAGCAGTTTTGAAGAAGTAATGCCTAAACCACTATGTTTCCCTAATCTCTTAACTTTGTTTCTAAGAAATTGTGTTGGGCTGAAGGCATTTCCTAGCGGATTCTTCCAGTTCATTCCTATTGTAAGAGTTTTGGACTTGTCAGGTACTCATCAATTGACTGAGTTATCTGGGGGAATTGATAAATTGGTGACCTTACAATATCTTAATCTGTCAAGAACAAATATAAGTGAGTTGCCAATTGAGATGAAGAATTTGAAAGAACTAAGGTGCTTGTTGATGGATGTTATGTATTCACTTTCAATAATTCCATGGCAAGTGATTTCGAGTTTTTCGTCATTGCAGTTGCTTAGTATGTACAAGGCCTACCGCTTTAGTGTGGTTATGGAAGGTAATGTTTTATCTTATGGTGATAAAGTCTTACTGGAGGAATTGGAAAGTTTGGAACATTTGAATGATGTCTCTATCTCCTTATTTACGGCCCTTTCTTTCTATATATTGAAGAGCTCCCACAAATTGCAAAGGTGCATAAGACGTTTATGCCTGGATGACTGTGAGGATTTGACCTGTTTTGAGCTATCATCTTCATCCATTAAAAGAATGGAGCATCTAGAAAAACTTGAAATATGGACTTGCTGTCAATTAGAGGATATGAAAATTAACAAGGAGGAGAGGCATGGATTCATCCCTGATGACATTCTTGACCTGAAGTTCAATGGATACTTCTCCAAACTTCATCATGTCATTATTGTACGTTGCCCTAGATTGTTGGACCTTAAATGGCTTATTTATGCTCcaagtcttcaaattctttatgTAGAGGACTGTGCATTGATGGAAGACATAATGGGTAATGATAGTGGAGTTTcagaaattgatgaaaatttaggCATATTTTCAAGACTCATGTCTCTAAATTTGATTAACCTGCCAAGGCTAAAGAGCATCTATCCACAGCCCCTACCCTTTCCATCACTAGAAGAAATCAATGTAGTTGCTTGCTTGATGCTAAGGAGTCTCCCATTCGATGTCAATAGTGCAACCAAGAGTCtaaagaagattggaggagaaCAAAGGTGGTGGGCCAGGCTGCAGTGGGGGGATGAAACCATCAAGCAAGCTTTCACTTCATATTTCACTCGAATCTATATCTCCCAATAG
- the LOC117922785 gene encoding uncharacterized protein LOC117922785: MWLKSRVLLLLLCATCHTAVSFTNGLLPNGNFEYGPKPGEMKGTKVMASRAIPKWEISGYVEYIKSGQKQGDMLLIVPEGAYAVRLGNEASIKQKVKVVKGMYYSITFSAARTCAQEETLNVSVAPNSEANDWGMLPMQTMYSSNGWDSYAWGFQADDKEIAISIHNPGVAEDPACGPLIDSVALKALYPPRRTRANLLKNGNFEEGPYVFPTASWGVLIPPNIEDDHSPLPGWMIESLKAVKYIDSDHFAVPEGKRGVELVAGKESALSQVVFTIPNRVYVLSFSVGDANNSCEGSMVVEAFAGLDTVKVPYESKGKGGFKRAKLRFKAISKRTRVMFLSTYYTMKNDNSGSLCGPVLDDVKLLSVRKARV, translated from the exons ATGTGGCTGAAATCCAGAGTGCTGCTCCTGCTACTTTGCGCCACCTGCCACACTGCTGTATCCTTCACCAATG GCCTATTGCCTAATGGCAACTTCGAGTATGGCCCAAAGCCAGGGGAAATGAAAGGCACCAAAGTAATGGCCTCAAGGGCCATACCCAAATGGGAAATATCCGGCTATGTAGAGTACATCAAATCCGGCCAAAAACAGGGTGACATGCTGCTAATCGTCCCTGAAGGAGCCTATGCAGTAAGACTCGGGAACGAAGCATCCATTAAGCAAAAGGTTAAGGTTGTTAAGGGAATGTATTATTCCATAACATTCAGCGCAGCCAGGACTTGTGCCCAAGAGGAGACATTAAACGTCTCGGTTGCACCCAACTCAGAAGCAAATGACTGGGGAATGCTGCCCATGCAGACCATGTACAGCAGCAATGGCTGGGACTCGTACGCATGGGGGTTCCAAGCCGATGACAAAGAAATCGCGATCTCAATCCATAACCCTGGTGTTGCGGAGGACCCGGCTTGCGGGCCTCTCATTGATTCGGTGGCATTGAAGGCTTTGTATCCTCCCAGACGTACTAGAG CAAACCTTTTGAAGAACGGAAATTTCGAAGAAGGCCCATACGTGTTTCCCACGGCATCATGGGGTGTCCTAATCCCTCCCAACATCGAGGACGATCACTCTCCTCTACCAGGCTGGATGATCGAGTCCCTCAAAGCGGTGAAATACATCGACTCCGACCACTTCGCCGTGCCGGAGGGCAAACGGGGCGTCGAACTCGTCGCCGGAAAGGAGAGTGCCCTCTCACAAGTGGTATTCACTATACCCAACAGGGTCTACGTGCTCTCATTTTCAGTCGGAGACGCCAACAACTCTTGTGAAGGGTCAATGGTGGTGGAGGCATTTGCTGGGCTGGACACTGTCAAAGTCCCCTACGAATCAAAGGGCAAGGGAGGGTTCAAGCGGGCCAAGCTGCGGTTCAAGGCCATATCCAAGCGCACGCGGGTGATGTTCTTGAGTACATATTACACCATGAAGAACGATAATTCTGGCTCATTGTGCGGGCCTGTATTAGACGATGTTAAGTTGCTTAGTGTACGCAAAGCTCGGGTGTGA